A region of Deltaproteobacteria bacterium DNA encodes the following proteins:
- a CDS encoding Zn-ribbon domain-containing OB-fold protein: MDLARYHRLRAAYYRLEGQRCLACETVQFPSRPACRRCRARALEPYRLSGRGAVHSYAEVAQAPRGFSAPYLVALVALEEGPRVAAQLTDVDAGDVTIGMPVEMVTRRIQERGPHGYLVYGYKFRPVLNG; encoded by the coding sequence GTGGACCTCGCCCGCTACCACCGCCTGCGCGCCGCGTACTACCGCCTCGAGGGGCAGCGCTGTCTCGCGTGCGAGACGGTCCAGTTTCCCTCGCGACCCGCATGCCGCCGCTGCCGCGCGCGAGCCCTCGAGCCGTACCGGCTGTCGGGCCGCGGCGCGGTCCATTCCTACGCCGAGGTGGCGCAGGCGCCGCGCGGCTTCTCGGCCCCGTATCTGGTCGCGCTCGTCGCGCTCGAGGAGGGGCCGCGCGTGGCGGCGCAGCTCACCGACGTCGACGCCGGCGACGTCACGATCGGCATGCCCGTCGAGATGGTCACCCGCCGCATCCAGGAGCGCGGGCCGCACGGCTACCTCGTGTACGGCTACAAGTTCCGTCCCGTCCTGAATGGCTAG
- a CDS encoding hydroxymethylglutaryl-CoA synthase codes for MRPGRAVGILGYGAYVPRFRIRTRDIAAVWRATGGAAPPVAEKSVPGPDEDVVTMAIEAGRTALARAGGDPASVGAVWVGSESKPYAVKPSATIVAEALGVTPHVVAADMEFACKAGSEAMQAAVAFVGSGMVAAALAIGMDTAQARPGDALEYTAGSGGAAFLFGAAEDALAVVEASVSHVSDTPDFFRREGAPYPEHGARFTGEPAYFRHTLAASRRLLEEVGRAPRDYAHAVFHQPVPKFVERVARELGFRDEQVQAGLVAPRVGNAYAGSSLLGLAAVLDVARPGERVFFCSYGSGAGSDAFSFAVSERIVARRSGPAVRDYLGRRRAVEGYGRYLRLRGKIRAS; via the coding sequence ATGAGGCCCGGGCGCGCCGTCGGCATCCTCGGATACGGGGCGTACGTGCCGCGCTTTCGCATCCGCACGCGGGACATCGCCGCGGTGTGGCGCGCGACGGGTGGGGCGGCACCGCCGGTGGCCGAGAAGTCGGTCCCCGGGCCCGACGAGGACGTGGTGACGATGGCGATCGAGGCGGGGCGCACGGCGCTCGCGCGCGCGGGGGGCGATCCGGCGTCGGTCGGCGCCGTCTGGGTCGGGAGCGAATCGAAGCCATATGCCGTGAAACCCTCCGCCACGATCGTGGCCGAGGCGCTCGGCGTCACCCCGCACGTGGTCGCCGCCGATATGGAGTTCGCCTGCAAGGCGGGCAGCGAGGCGATGCAGGCCGCCGTCGCCTTCGTCGGCTCCGGCATGGTCGCCGCCGCGCTCGCGATCGGCATGGACACGGCGCAGGCGCGGCCCGGAGACGCGCTCGAGTACACTGCCGGCTCGGGCGGCGCCGCCTTCCTCTTCGGTGCCGCCGAAGACGCGCTCGCGGTGGTCGAGGCGTCGGTCTCGCACGTCAGCGACACGCCGGACTTCTTCCGCCGCGAAGGCGCCCCCTACCCGGAGCACGGGGCTCGATTCACGGGGGAGCCCGCGTACTTCCGTCACACCCTGGCAGCGTCCCGCCGCCTGCTCGAGGAGGTGGGACGCGCGCCGCGCGACTACGCGCACGCGGTCTTCCACCAGCCGGTCCCGAAGTTCGTGGAGAGAGTCGCGCGCGAGCTCGGCTTCCGCGACGAGCAGGTGCAGGCGGGGCTGGTGGCGCCCCGCGTGGGGAACGCGTACGCGGGCTCCTCGCTGCTCGGTCTCGCCGCCGTGCTCGACGTCGCGCGGCCGGGCGAGCGCGTCTTCTTCTGCTCGTACGGTTCGGGGGCCGGGAGCGACGCCTTCTCGTTCGCCGTGAGCGAGCGCATCGTGGCCCGCCGGAGCGGGCCCGCCGTGCGCGATTATCTCGGCCGCCGGCGCGCGGTCGAGGGCTACGGCCGCTATCTGCGGCTGCGGGGAAAGATCCGCGCCTCGTGA
- a CDS encoding thiolase domain-containing protein, which yields MRDVFIIGVGQTPVGELWDRGLRELGAAAIHDALADACLERVEAVYVGNMLGCLNGQANLAALLADAAGLLPAEAWRVEAACASGGAAVRAAALAVASGAHDVALAVGVEKMTDGAPEQVTAGLATAADQDYEASHGLGFTALSALLMRRYMEETGQGREAFAPFAVTAHRNATANPCAMFREPITAEAFARCPVVAAPIGVLDAAPICDGAAAVVVCSREFLGPRHRPVRIAASAVATDTITLAARDDILTLGAAARSARAAYHAAGIRPVDVDLFEAHDAFTIITALSLEACGFAPRGQALRLAAEGRFGPGGRTPISTCGGLKARGHPVGASGTYQVVEAVVQLRGEAGVNQVKGARRALTQSIGGHGSVAVTHVLEA from the coding sequence GTGAGAGACGTCTTCATCATCGGCGTGGGACAGACGCCGGTCGGGGAGCTCTGGGACCGGGGGCTCAGGGAGCTCGGCGCCGCCGCCATCCACGACGCGCTCGCCGACGCCTGCCTCGAGCGGGTGGAGGCAGTCTATGTCGGCAACATGCTGGGTTGCCTGAACGGCCAGGCGAACCTCGCGGCGCTGCTGGCCGATGCGGCGGGGCTCCTCCCCGCCGAAGCGTGGCGGGTCGAGGCGGCCTGCGCCTCGGGCGGCGCCGCCGTGCGGGCGGCGGCCCTCGCGGTCGCATCCGGGGCGCACGACGTGGCGCTGGCGGTGGGCGTCGAGAAGATGACCGACGGCGCGCCGGAGCAAGTCACCGCCGGTCTCGCCACGGCCGCCGATCAGGACTACGAGGCGAGCCACGGCCTCGGCTTCACGGCGCTCTCGGCCCTCCTCATGCGACGCTACATGGAGGAGACGGGCCAGGGGCGCGAGGCCTTCGCGCCCTTCGCGGTGACGGCGCACCGCAACGCCACGGCCAACCCGTGCGCCATGTTCCGCGAGCCGATCACGGCCGAGGCGTTCGCGCGCTGTCCCGTGGTGGCCGCGCCCATCGGCGTCCTCGACGCGGCCCCGATCTGCGACGGCGCCGCCGCCGTCGTGGTGTGCAGCCGGGAATTCCTCGGCCCGCGTCATCGCCCCGTGCGGATCGCGGCCTCGGCCGTCGCAACCGACACGATCACCCTCGCCGCGCGCGACGACATCCTGACGCTCGGCGCGGCGGCACGGTCGGCAAGGGCCGCATACCACGCCGCCGGCATCCGGCCGGTGGACGTGGATCTCTTCGAGGCCCACGACGCCTTCACGATCATCACGGCGCTGTCGCTCGAGGCCTGCGGGTTCGCGCCGCGCGGACAGGCGCTCCGGCTCGCTGCCGAAGGCCGCTTCGGGCCCGGCGGCCGGACCCCCATCTCGACCTGCGGCGGTCTGAAGGCCCGCGGGCACCCGGTCGGGGCGAGCGGCACCTACCAGGTCGTCGAGGCCGTCGTTCAGCTCCGGGGCGAGGCGGGGGTGAACCAGGTGAAGGGCGCGCGGCGCGCGCTCACCCAGTCGATCGGCGGCCACGGGTCCGTCGCCGTGACCCACGTCCTGGAGGCCTGA